From one Xyrauchen texanus isolate HMW12.3.18 chromosome 17, RBS_HiC_50CHRs, whole genome shotgun sequence genomic stretch:
- the LOC127657872 gene encoding zinc finger protein 384-like isoform X3, with protein MDTTAVGRTLKQNQAQASQASHSITVLPVPSTGIMTAAGLVTLVSPVSSAQSLISGHPSTNMITVQTDKKNESLPCSPVIIPLPSKRGRKKKSTLPLVGSPTGTHPLILGLAGQHHSANPYSLSPEVHAGKEGGKTYRCRMCGLTFCSKSDMQLHSKSHTEVKAHQCPHCSKSFANTSYLAQHIRIHSGAKPYSCSYCQKAFRQLSHLQQHTRNHTESKPHRCPHCTKSFANTSYLAQHVRIHTGVKPYSCNYCQKTFRQLSHLQQHNRVHTGDRPYKCTHPGCEKSFTQLSNLQSHRRQHNKDKPYKCHHCNRGYVDAASLEVHLSTHTVKHAKLYSCGLCNRTYTSETYLMKHMRKHAPDLVVAPPGSNRPDHAGGGGSEGDRAERRDTFTQQAVVPCVFDLNQYKPITSADVQYKTVNVSDISPHKDLCITVEASAIQVEHLNS; from the exons ATGGATACAACAGCAGTGGGACGGACACTTAAACAGAACCAGGCACAAGCGTCCCAGGCCTCACACAGTATCACAGTGTTGCCGGTGCCGTCTACTGGCATCATGACAGCAG CAGGTTTGGTCACCCTGGTGTCTCCAGTGTCCTCTGCCCAGTCCCTTATTTCTGGACATCCATCCACCAACATGATAACAGTCCAGACAG ACAAGAAAAATGAATCGTTGCCCTGTTCACCAGTTATCATACCATTACCATCGAAAAggggaagaaagaaaaaatcaaCACTTCCATTGGTTGGCTCGCCTACTGGGACACATCCCTTGATTTTGGGTCTTGCAGGACAG CATCATTCTGCCAACCCTTATAGTCTCTCCCCAGAAGTACATGCTGGGAAAGAGGGCGGAAAAACATACAG GTGCCGGATGTGTGGTTTGACGTTCTGCAGTAAGTCAGACATGCAGCTGCACTCCAAGTCGCACACGGAGGTGAAAGCTCACCAGTGTCCGCACTGCTCCAAATCCTTCGCTAACACCAGCTACCTGGCCCAACACATCCGCATCCACAGCGGTGCCAAGCCCTACAGCTGCTCCTACTGCCAGAAGGCTTTCAGACAGCTCAGTCACTTACAGCAGCACACACG AAACCACACAGAATCCAAACCACATAGGTGTCCTCATTGTACAAAATCGTTTGCCAACACAAGTTATCTGGCTCAACATGTACGAATACACACAGGAGTGAAGCCTTATTCCTGCAACTACTGCCAGAAGACCTTCCGACAACTAAGCCACTTACAGCAACACAACAG GGTACACACGGGAGACAGGCCATACAAATGTACACATCCAGGCTGCGAGAAATCTTTCACTCAGCTCTCTAACCTTCAG TCTCATCGGCGTCAGCACAACAAGGACAAGCCGTATAAGTGTCACCACTGTAACCGTGGTTATGTAGACGCAGCCAGCCTGGAAGTACATCTGTCTACTCATACAGTTAAACATGCTAAGCTGTACTCCTGTGGTCTATGCAACCGTACTTATACCTCG GAGACGTATTTGATGAAACACATGCGTAAACATGCCCCCGATCTGGTTGTAGCTCCACCTGGGTCAAACAGGCCTGACCATGCTGGAGGAGGAGGCTCAGAAGGAGACCGAGCTGAGAGGAGAGACACCTTCACCCAGCAGGCTGTTGTGCCATGTGTATTTGACCTGAACCAGTACAAACCAATAACCTCTGCAGATGTGCAGTATAAAACTGTCAATGTATCTGACATCTCTCCTCACAAAGACCTCTGCATCACTGTGGAGGCATCTGCCATACAGGTGGAACACCTGAACTCATGA
- the LOC127657872 gene encoding zinc finger protein 384-like isoform X2: MEDSHFNSSYFWSPVQGQIENAVFLNKAKEQLGQDKSPTYSHGPTHYPATAVVAVAGGAMDTTAVGRTLKQNQAQASQASHSITVLPVPSTGIMTAGLVTLVSPVSSAQSLISGHPSTNMITVQTDKKNESLPCSPVIIPLPSKRGRKKKSTLPLVGSPTGTHPLILGLAGQHHSANPYSLSPEVHAGKEGGKTYRCRMCGLTFCSKSDMQLHSKSHTEVKAHQCPHCSKSFANTSYLAQHIRIHSGAKPYSCSYCQKAFRQLSHLQQHTRNHTESKPHRCPHCTKSFANTSYLAQHVRIHTGVKPYSCNYCQKTFRQLSHLQQHNRVHTGDRPYKCTHPGCEKSFTQLSNLQSHRRQHNKDKPYKCHHCNRGYVDAASLEVHLSTHTVKHAKLYSCGLCNRTYTSETYLMKHMRKHAPDLVVAPPGSNRPDHAGGGGSEGDRAERRDTFTQQAVVPCVFDLNQYKPITSADVQYKTVNVSDISPHKDLCITVEASAIQVEHLNS, translated from the exons ATGGAGGATTCCCATTTCAACTCCTCATACTTCTGGTCTCCTGTGCAGGGGCAG ATTGAGAATGCTGTATTTCTCAATAAGGCAAAAGAGCAGTTGGGTCAGGATAAAAGCCCCACTTACTCACATGGCCCCACCCATTACCCAGCCACAGCAGTGGTGGCTGTTGCTGGGGGTGCCATGGATACAACAGCAGTGGGACGGACACTTAAACAGAACCAGGCACAAGCGTCCCAGGCCTCACACAGTATCACAGTGTTGCCGGTGCCGTCTACTGGCATCATGACAGCAG GTTTGGTCACCCTGGTGTCTCCAGTGTCCTCTGCCCAGTCCCTTATTTCTGGACATCCATCCACCAACATGATAACAGTCCAGACAG ACAAGAAAAATGAATCGTTGCCCTGTTCACCAGTTATCATACCATTACCATCGAAAAggggaagaaagaaaaaatcaaCACTTCCATTGGTTGGCTCGCCTACTGGGACACATCCCTTGATTTTGGGTCTTGCAGGACAG CATCATTCTGCCAACCCTTATAGTCTCTCCCCAGAAGTACATGCTGGGAAAGAGGGCGGAAAAACATACAG GTGCCGGATGTGTGGTTTGACGTTCTGCAGTAAGTCAGACATGCAGCTGCACTCCAAGTCGCACACGGAGGTGAAAGCTCACCAGTGTCCGCACTGCTCCAAATCCTTCGCTAACACCAGCTACCTGGCCCAACACATCCGCATCCACAGCGGTGCCAAGCCCTACAGCTGCTCCTACTGCCAGAAGGCTTTCAGACAGCTCAGTCACTTACAGCAGCACACACG AAACCACACAGAATCCAAACCACATAGGTGTCCTCATTGTACAAAATCGTTTGCCAACACAAGTTATCTGGCTCAACATGTACGAATACACACAGGAGTGAAGCCTTATTCCTGCAACTACTGCCAGAAGACCTTCCGACAACTAAGCCACTTACAGCAACACAACAG GGTACACACGGGAGACAGGCCATACAAATGTACACATCCAGGCTGCGAGAAATCTTTCACTCAGCTCTCTAACCTTCAG TCTCATCGGCGTCAGCACAACAAGGACAAGCCGTATAAGTGTCACCACTGTAACCGTGGTTATGTAGACGCAGCCAGCCTGGAAGTACATCTGTCTACTCATACAGTTAAACATGCTAAGCTGTACTCCTGTGGTCTATGCAACCGTACTTATACCTCG GAGACGTATTTGATGAAACACATGCGTAAACATGCCCCCGATCTGGTTGTAGCTCCACCTGGGTCAAACAGGCCTGACCATGCTGGAGGAGGAGGCTCAGAAGGAGACCGAGCTGAGAGGAGAGACACCTTCACCCAGCAGGCTGTTGTGCCATGTGTATTTGACCTGAACCAGTACAAACCAATAACCTCTGCAGATGTGCAGTATAAAACTGTCAATGTATCTGACATCTCTCCTCACAAAGACCTCTGCATCACTGTGGAGGCATCTGCCATACAGGTGGAACACCTGAACTCATGA
- the LOC127657872 gene encoding zinc finger protein 384-like isoform X4, whose protein sequence is MEDSHFNSSYFWSPVQGQIENAVFLNKAKEQLGQDKSPTYSHGPTHYPATAVVAVAGGAMDTTAVGRTLKQNQAQASQASHSITVLPVPSTGIMTAAGLVTLVSPVSSAQSLISGHPSTNMITVQTDKKNESLPCSPVIIPLPSKRGRKKKSTLPLVGSPTGTHPLILGLAGQHHSANPYSLSPEVHAGKEGGKTYRNHTESKPHRCPHCTKSFANTSYLAQHVRIHTGVKPYSCNYCQKTFRQLSHLQQHNRVHTGDRPYKCTHPGCEKSFTQLSNLQSHRRQHNKDKPYKCHHCNRGYVDAASLEVHLSTHTVKHAKLYSCGLCNRTYTSETYLMKHMRKHAPDLVVAPPGSNRPDHAGGGGSEGDRAERRDTFTQQAVVPCVFDLNQYKPITSADVQYKTVNVSDISPHKDLCITVEASAIQVEHLNS, encoded by the exons ATGGAGGATTCCCATTTCAACTCCTCATACTTCTGGTCTCCTGTGCAGGGGCAG ATTGAGAATGCTGTATTTCTCAATAAGGCAAAAGAGCAGTTGGGTCAGGATAAAAGCCCCACTTACTCACATGGCCCCACCCATTACCCAGCCACAGCAGTGGTGGCTGTTGCTGGGGGTGCCATGGATACAACAGCAGTGGGACGGACACTTAAACAGAACCAGGCACAAGCGTCCCAGGCCTCACACAGTATCACAGTGTTGCCGGTGCCGTCTACTGGCATCATGACAGCAG CAGGTTTGGTCACCCTGGTGTCTCCAGTGTCCTCTGCCCAGTCCCTTATTTCTGGACATCCATCCACCAACATGATAACAGTCCAGACAG ACAAGAAAAATGAATCGTTGCCCTGTTCACCAGTTATCATACCATTACCATCGAAAAggggaagaaagaaaaaatcaaCACTTCCATTGGTTGGCTCGCCTACTGGGACACATCCCTTGATTTTGGGTCTTGCAGGACAG CATCATTCTGCCAACCCTTATAGTCTCTCCCCAGAAGTACATGCTGGGAAAGAGGGCGGAAAAACATACAG AAACCACACAGAATCCAAACCACATAGGTGTCCTCATTGTACAAAATCGTTTGCCAACACAAGTTATCTGGCTCAACATGTACGAATACACACAGGAGTGAAGCCTTATTCCTGCAACTACTGCCAGAAGACCTTCCGACAACTAAGCCACTTACAGCAACACAACAG GGTACACACGGGAGACAGGCCATACAAATGTACACATCCAGGCTGCGAGAAATCTTTCACTCAGCTCTCTAACCTTCAG TCTCATCGGCGTCAGCACAACAAGGACAAGCCGTATAAGTGTCACCACTGTAACCGTGGTTATGTAGACGCAGCCAGCCTGGAAGTACATCTGTCTACTCATACAGTTAAACATGCTAAGCTGTACTCCTGTGGTCTATGCAACCGTACTTATACCTCG GAGACGTATTTGATGAAACACATGCGTAAACATGCCCCCGATCTGGTTGTAGCTCCACCTGGGTCAAACAGGCCTGACCATGCTGGAGGAGGAGGCTCAGAAGGAGACCGAGCTGAGAGGAGAGACACCTTCACCCAGCAGGCTGTTGTGCCATGTGTATTTGACCTGAACCAGTACAAACCAATAACCTCTGCAGATGTGCAGTATAAAACTGTCAATGTATCTGACATCTCTCCTCACAAAGACCTCTGCATCACTGTGGAGGCATCTGCCATACAGGTGGAACACCTGAACTCATGA
- the LOC127657872 gene encoding zinc finger protein 384-like isoform X1: MEDSHFNSSYFWSPVQGQIENAVFLNKAKEQLGQDKSPTYSHGPTHYPATAVVAVAGGAMDTTAVGRTLKQNQAQASQASHSITVLPVPSTGIMTAAGLVTLVSPVSSAQSLISGHPSTNMITVQTDKKNESLPCSPVIIPLPSKRGRKKKSTLPLVGSPTGTHPLILGLAGQHHSANPYSLSPEVHAGKEGGKTYRCRMCGLTFCSKSDMQLHSKSHTEVKAHQCPHCSKSFANTSYLAQHIRIHSGAKPYSCSYCQKAFRQLSHLQQHTRNHTESKPHRCPHCTKSFANTSYLAQHVRIHTGVKPYSCNYCQKTFRQLSHLQQHNRVHTGDRPYKCTHPGCEKSFTQLSNLQSHRRQHNKDKPYKCHHCNRGYVDAASLEVHLSTHTVKHAKLYSCGLCNRTYTSETYLMKHMRKHAPDLVVAPPGSNRPDHAGGGGSEGDRAERRDTFTQQAVVPCVFDLNQYKPITSADVQYKTVNVSDISPHKDLCITVEASAIQVEHLNS, translated from the exons ATGGAGGATTCCCATTTCAACTCCTCATACTTCTGGTCTCCTGTGCAGGGGCAG ATTGAGAATGCTGTATTTCTCAATAAGGCAAAAGAGCAGTTGGGTCAGGATAAAAGCCCCACTTACTCACATGGCCCCACCCATTACCCAGCCACAGCAGTGGTGGCTGTTGCTGGGGGTGCCATGGATACAACAGCAGTGGGACGGACACTTAAACAGAACCAGGCACAAGCGTCCCAGGCCTCACACAGTATCACAGTGTTGCCGGTGCCGTCTACTGGCATCATGACAGCAG CAGGTTTGGTCACCCTGGTGTCTCCAGTGTCCTCTGCCCAGTCCCTTATTTCTGGACATCCATCCACCAACATGATAACAGTCCAGACAG ACAAGAAAAATGAATCGTTGCCCTGTTCACCAGTTATCATACCATTACCATCGAAAAggggaagaaagaaaaaatcaaCACTTCCATTGGTTGGCTCGCCTACTGGGACACATCCCTTGATTTTGGGTCTTGCAGGACAG CATCATTCTGCCAACCCTTATAGTCTCTCCCCAGAAGTACATGCTGGGAAAGAGGGCGGAAAAACATACAG GTGCCGGATGTGTGGTTTGACGTTCTGCAGTAAGTCAGACATGCAGCTGCACTCCAAGTCGCACACGGAGGTGAAAGCTCACCAGTGTCCGCACTGCTCCAAATCCTTCGCTAACACCAGCTACCTGGCCCAACACATCCGCATCCACAGCGGTGCCAAGCCCTACAGCTGCTCCTACTGCCAGAAGGCTTTCAGACAGCTCAGTCACTTACAGCAGCACACACG AAACCACACAGAATCCAAACCACATAGGTGTCCTCATTGTACAAAATCGTTTGCCAACACAAGTTATCTGGCTCAACATGTACGAATACACACAGGAGTGAAGCCTTATTCCTGCAACTACTGCCAGAAGACCTTCCGACAACTAAGCCACTTACAGCAACACAACAG GGTACACACGGGAGACAGGCCATACAAATGTACACATCCAGGCTGCGAGAAATCTTTCACTCAGCTCTCTAACCTTCAG TCTCATCGGCGTCAGCACAACAAGGACAAGCCGTATAAGTGTCACCACTGTAACCGTGGTTATGTAGACGCAGCCAGCCTGGAAGTACATCTGTCTACTCATACAGTTAAACATGCTAAGCTGTACTCCTGTGGTCTATGCAACCGTACTTATACCTCG GAGACGTATTTGATGAAACACATGCGTAAACATGCCCCCGATCTGGTTGTAGCTCCACCTGGGTCAAACAGGCCTGACCATGCTGGAGGAGGAGGCTCAGAAGGAGACCGAGCTGAGAGGAGAGACACCTTCACCCAGCAGGCTGTTGTGCCATGTGTATTTGACCTGAACCAGTACAAACCAATAACCTCTGCAGATGTGCAGTATAAAACTGTCAATGTATCTGACATCTCTCCTCACAAAGACCTCTGCATCACTGTGGAGGCATCTGCCATACAGGTGGAACACCTGAACTCATGA